From bacterium HR34, one genomic window encodes:
- the ftsA_3 gene encoding Cell division protein FtsA, translating into MDKNAIIGLDIGSSKVKLVALIKDEKLPESNLQVVHKSSGISVGVRKGRIEDPEKIFDVVSSLFDELSQTDGIEARKVFVNINGASLESIVSKANVVVSKADQVIGQEDVDRALTSAKTISLPLNKEVLGVYNNEFIIDGAYVVKNPIGLKGTRLEVRSLLITAFSPALNNLRDVMNRLDVDYEIVPTPLASSYAVLKPEQKELGVCLVDIGAGTIGIVVFYEGDLVFLKTYPFGSSNITKDIAVKLQLDFDTAEYIKTEIASCLIGQSSNKKEKIKLEDGEEISFSRKDLYHALQARVDQILKTILNDLNSLELPDRLAGGVVFTGGGSNLNKFIEYSRKFLKLPVKKANLKEQFQIPIENEQEYSCALGLALMGHSEESAKHENFSLNVKPGKFLSKIKNIIKPFLP; encoded by the coding sequence ATGGACAAAAACGCAATAATTGGTTTGGATATAGGGAGCTCAAAGGTTAAATTAGTTGCTTTAATTAAAGATGAAAAACTTCCAGAGTCAAATTTACAGGTTGTGCACAAATCTTCTGGAATTTCAGTGGGAGTAAGAAAAGGGAGGATAGAAGATCCCGAAAAAATTTTTGATGTTGTTTCTTCTTTGTTTGATGAACTTTCTCAAACAGATGGAATTGAGGCAAGAAAAGTTTTTGTAAATATAAACGGCGCTTCTTTGGAGAGTATAGTTTCAAAGGCAAATGTTGTTGTTTCAAAAGCGGATCAAGTAATAGGGCAGGAAGATGTTGATAGGGCTTTAACGTCTGCAAAAACAATTTCTCTTCCATTAAACAAAGAAGTTCTAGGGGTTTACAACAATGAATTTATTATTGATGGTGCATATGTCGTAAAAAATCCTATTGGTTTGAAAGGTACAAGGTTGGAGGTTAGATCTCTTTTAATTACTGCTTTTTCTCCTGCTTTAAATAATTTAAGAGATGTTATGAATAGGCTTGACGTAGATTACGAAATTGTACCAACTCCTTTGGCTTCAAGTTATGCTGTTTTAAAGCCAGAACAAAAAGAACTTGGCGTTTGTTTGGTTGATATTGGCGCTGGCACAATAGGAATAGTGGTTTTTTATGAAGGAGATTTGGTATTTTTAAAAACTTATCCTTTTGGCTCTAGCAATATAACAAAGGATATTGCGGTGAAACTTCAATTAGATTTTGATACAGCAGAGTATATAAAAACAGAAATAGCAAGTTGTTTAATCGGGCAGTCATCAAATAAAAAAGAAAAAATTAAATTAGAAGATGGCGAAGAAATTTCTTTTTCTAGAAAAGATTTATATCATGCGCTTCAAGCAAGAGTTGACCAGATATTAAAAACAATTTTAAATGATTTAAATTCTTTGGAATTGCCAGACAGATTAGCAGGCGGTGTTGTCTTTACAGGAGGAGGCTCTAATCTTAATAAATTCATAGAATACTCAAGAAAGTTTTTAAAACTCCCAGTTAAAAAAGCAAATTTGAAAGAGCAGTTTCAAATTCCTATAGAAAACGAGCAGGAATATTCTTGCGCTTTAGGACTTGCTTTAATGGGGCATTCTGAAGAGAGCGCAAAGCACGAAAACTTTTCTTTAAATGTTAAGCCCGGCAAATTTTTGTCAAAAATAAAAAATATAATAAAACCATTTTTGCCCTAA